ATCGGCATGGGCTTCGGACTGAAGGGTGCATGCGAAGGGACTGCCCGGAACCCTGATGTCAGCGGAAAGATCACCGTGACCATGCTTATCGGTCTGGCCATGATCGAATCCCTGGCCATTTATACTCTGGTTGTCGATTTGATTCTCCTCTTCGTCAAACCTTTCTAGTTTCGGATGCATCTTAGAGGCCCCTGCGGGGGCCTCTTCACACCCGCGCTTTGTGAAAAAAATCTCAAGATGGGCAATTCCTTGAAAACAGAAAAGATTCCCAGGGCCACCGTCCAACGGATGGCCGTCTACGTTCAGCTCCTGGAAGAGCTGATCGGGAGGAAGCAAAAGGTCGTTTCCTCCGACAAGCTGGCCAGGGAATGTGATGTGAATCCATCACAGATCAGAAAGGATCTGGCATACTTCGGCGAGTTCGGCGTTCGAGGGGTCGGGTATTACACCCAGGATCTGCTCCAGGCCATCATGCATTTTCTGGGTATTGACCGGGTCTGGAACTGTGCATTGGTAGGGGTCGGGAATCTGGGGCGGGCTCTGCTGCGGCACGAGCAGCTCAGAGAACGGGGCTTTGTGATTGTGGCCGCCTTCGACTGTGATCCCTTCAAGATCGGCGAGGTCGTGGCCGGGCATGAGATCGTCTGCACCCGGCGACTGAAGGAAAAGAGAAGCGAGCTCAAGGTGGAGATCGGGCTGATCACAACACCACCGGACAGGGCTCAGCGGGCGGCAAACCATATGGTTGAAGCCGGCTTCAAGGGGATTATCAATTTTGCTCCGACCCGGATCCACGTTCCTCAGGATGTGACTGTCAACTATGTAGACTTTACCAATCATCTCATCTCATTGGCCTTCGACATCACCCACCGGACCAAACCGTCGACTCAAGCCTCCGGGTAAGCCGGAACCCCGGAACGTTTTCCCATTCAACCTGATCAGCGCATCCTTTTTCCCTAAGCGGGGAGCCAGCTCCAGTAATAGATCCGGATTGACGGGCGAAGCCTTGAGGCAGCCCCGCCCCGGCTTCTCTGGCCGTCCGTGCGATATCCCGAGCGGTGGGGCTGAAATCAAGGAGGGTGAGGACTTGCCAAGAGCCGGAAAAGATGCTTATACTTCTTTGTTGCACATGAATGCATGCTGAGGTCAGCAATTGTGTTTTTTAGGGCACTGGTAGAAACCCTTGTTGTGGTCCGGGTGATCTTGCGCGGACCCAAACTTTTTTTGGGAGGGTGAGATGAAAGACGGTATACATCCAAAGGCATATCAGGCCACCATCCGCTGCTCGTGCGGATATGAAGTCCAGACCCGTTCCACGCGCGGGGAGCATATTGAGGTGGATATCTGTTCCAATTGCCATCCGTTCTATACAGGCAAGCAACGCTTTGTGGACACTGCGGGACGAATCGACCGGTTTCGCCGCAAGTATGCGCAGTTTCAGAACGCCGGGAAAACCGAAAGCGGCGCATAGAGTGTCCGCAGGAAAGGTGTTTTCGTTTGCAGATTCCGGATCGGATCAGTTGCCAGATGGTGCCTGTCGGATCAGCGGTGATTCTTGTTTTGCCTCTTGGGCGAGAAATGGCCCGGAGCCGTCATGAATATGCAGGCCAAACTCGATGAGTTGGAATCTCAGTTTGCCGAGCTGGAAGAGCAGCTCAGCATGCCTGAGATCTATCAAGACCAGAAGCGCTACAGTGAAGTGGCCAAGGCCCATTCCGGTCTGGCCGAGATCGTACATACCTACCAGGAGTACAAGAGGGTTCTGGAAGAGCAGGAAGAACACCAGGAGCTGGCAGACGATTCAGACCCCGAGATCAGGGAGCTGGCCCGGGCAGAACTGGAGAAGGTGAACAACCGCCTGGAGGAGCTCGAAAGTACCCTGAAGCGGCTGCTTGTGCCCAAGGACCCCTTGGATGACAAGCCGGTCATTCTGGAGATCCGAGCCGGAACCGGAGGGGAGGAGGCGGCTCTCTTTGCCGGGGACCTGTTGCGGATGTACACCCGGTATGCCGAGCATATGGGCTGGAAGGTCGAGCTGCTGGATTCCAATCAGACCGGAGGTGGGGGATTTAAGGAGGTGATCGCCTCTATCCGTGGGCAGCAGGTGTACAGGAGACTCAAGTACGAGTCCGGTGTGCATAGAGTGCAGCGGGTGCCCAGCACTGAGTCCCAGGGCAGGATCCATACCTCGGCAGTAACCGTGGCCATCTTGGCTGAAGCCGAAGAAGTGGATGTGCACATTGAACCCCAGGATCTGCGCGTGGATGTCTTCAGAGCCTCCGGGCCGGGCGGTCAGAGCGTGAACACCACTGATTCCGCGGTGCGGATCACCCACGTCCCAACCGGTGTTGTGGTCAGCTGCCAAGATGAAAAGTCCCAGCACAAGAATCGGGCCAAGGCCATGACTGTTCTGCGCTCCAGGCTGTTGAAGATGAAGCAGGATCAAGCCAAGGAAGAGCAGGATCAGGCCCGGAAGTCTCAAGTCGGATCAGGGGACCGTTCGGAGCGGATCCGGACCTACAACTTTCCCCAGAGCCGGATAACAGATCATCGGATCAATCTGACCGTCTATAACCTGGAAAGCGTCCTCGCCGGCGGACTGGAAGAGATCATCGATCCATTGATTCAGGCCATGCACGGCAATCAGAGCCAGGATTTACAGGGGGTGGCCTAAGCCGCCCCCTGCCCCCGCGAGACATGAGCCCGCCCCGTACGACCACCATCGGCTCCATACTGCATCAGGCTGCAACCCGCCTTTCCCGGACTGATGTCGACAGCCCCAGACTTTCAGCTGAGCTTATCCTGGCCCAGGTTCTGGATACCGACAGGCTGCAGGTCTTGACCCGTGGCGATGCCGTTCTCACTTCAGATCAGGTCCGGGCCTACTGGGACTTGGTCGAATCAAGGGCCAGAGGACGGCCCGTGGCCTATTTGACAGGGCGAAAGGAGTTTTTGGGGCTTGCGCTGACGGTTAGCCCGGATGTGCTTATCCCTCGACCGGAAACCGAGCTCCTCCTGGAGACCGCGAGCACCCTGTGGCCCGGTCAATCCCCCCTGCTGTTTGCAGATGTGGGTACTGGAAGCGGCGCGATAGGCCTGGCCATGGCCCATGTGTTTCCCCGGAGCCGGGGATTGCTCACTGATGCGAACCAGGCCGCACTCCGGGTTGCCGGGCGCAATATAGCCGCCCACGGCAAGAGCTCGCAGCTGCAATGCGTTTGCTGTGACCTGCTCGAGGCCTGCGAAAAGGGTACTCTGGATGGTGTGCTCAGCAACCCGCCCTATGTGTCCACGGTTGCATTCTGGGCTATGGACCACCAGGTTCGGCATTTCGAACCCACGCAGG
This region of Desulfovermiculus halophilus DSM 18834 genomic DNA includes:
- a CDS encoding redox-sensing transcriptional repressor Rex, whose product is MKTEKIPRATVQRMAVYVQLLEELIGRKQKVVSSDKLARECDVNPSQIRKDLAYFGEFGVRGVGYYTQDLLQAIMHFLGIDRVWNCALVGVGNLGRALLRHEQLRERGFVIVAAFDCDPFKIGEVVAGHEIVCTRRLKEKRSELKVEIGLITTPPDRAQRAANHMVEAGFKGIINFAPTRIHVPQDVTVNYVDFTNHLISLAFDITHRTKPSTQASG
- the atpE gene encoding ATP synthase F0 subunit C; this translates as MRKSMLVMVNTVVLVLAAGAAMAAEGGLSAAVASQIAWGSAVGMGLAALGCGIGMGFGLKGACEGTARNPDVSGKITVTMLIGLAMIESLAIYTLVVDLILLFVKPF
- the prfA gene encoding peptide chain release factor 1, whose translation is MQAKLDELESQFAELEEQLSMPEIYQDQKRYSEVAKAHSGLAEIVHTYQEYKRVLEEQEEHQELADDSDPEIRELARAELEKVNNRLEELESTLKRLLVPKDPLDDKPVILEIRAGTGGEEAALFAGDLLRMYTRYAEHMGWKVELLDSNQTGGGGFKEVIASIRGQQVYRRLKYESGVHRVQRVPSTESQGRIHTSAVTVAILAEAEEVDVHIEPQDLRVDVFRASGPGGQSVNTTDSAVRITHVPTGVVVSCQDEKSQHKNRAKAMTVLRSRLLKMKQDQAKEEQDQARKSQVGSGDRSERIRTYNFPQSRITDHRINLTVYNLESVLAGGLEEIIDPLIQAMHGNQSQDLQGVA
- the rpmE gene encoding 50S ribosomal protein L31 produces the protein MKDGIHPKAYQATIRCSCGYEVQTRSTRGEHIEVDICSNCHPFYTGKQRFVDTAGRIDRFRRKYAQFQNAGKTESGA
- the prmC gene encoding peptide chain release factor N(5)-glutamine methyltransferase, translated to MSPPRTTTIGSILHQAATRLSRTDVDSPRLSAELILAQVLDTDRLQVLTRGDAVLTSDQVRAYWDLVESRARGRPVAYLTGRKEFLGLALTVSPDVLIPRPETELLLETASTLWPGQSPLLFADVGTGSGAIGLAMAHVFPRSRGLLTDANQAALRVAGRNIAAHGKSSQLQCVCCDLLEACEKGTLDGVLSNPPYVSTVAFWAMDHQVRHFEPTQALWAGLQGVEVHIRLIRQAEQVLRSGGWLCMEIAWDQADALLSHVQGSAAGIWTDKRVIRDWAGLDRVFVMRRV